The following proteins come from a genomic window of Fusibacter sp. A1:
- a CDS encoding sensor histidine kinase, with amino-acid sequence MAKNPNPLKFIVSETINMIESSKNQVFDIVEKTRNEHQQLKAELSSVQNETERIIQEVDSLEMKDKLMRKKLADVSKKFKEYSESDLHEVYDQASDVRIAYITKQNEEKALRERRSQLEISIKNFAGVLKDAENIISQVSVAIGYLKGEGLLALEELTGPDKMNLGIRILEAQENERKRISRDIHDGPAQAMANVVMKADICESLIKKNVDEGLKELGELREMVMGTLKEVRGIIFDLRPMSLDDLGLQATIERLVEKYRQDKGMTIKLSIKNGSNPVESFIGLAVYRVIQEILNNMYKHSKATRTAIQLEIGTKHLRIIAVDDGVGFDVEATYERVTKESESYGLIGMKERVVQLGGKFDILSTIGTGTQYLITMPVNKEVIKDEQVY; translated from the coding sequence ATGGCGAAAAATCCGAATCCGCTTAAATTTATAGTTTCAGAAACAATCAACATGATCGAATCAAGTAAGAACCAGGTTTTTGATATCGTCGAGAAAACAAGAAATGAGCATCAGCAGTTAAAAGCTGAACTTAGCAGTGTTCAGAATGAGACGGAGAGAATCATACAGGAAGTCGATTCACTTGAAATGAAAGACAAGCTGATGCGCAAGAAGCTTGCGGATGTCTCCAAAAAGTTTAAAGAGTACAGTGAGAGCGATCTGCATGAAGTATACGATCAGGCATCGGATGTGAGGATCGCTTATATCACCAAACAAAATGAAGAGAAAGCCCTCAGAGAAAGAAGAAGCCAGCTTGAGATTTCGATAAAAAATTTCGCTGGTGTCTTAAAGGATGCAGAAAACATCATCAGTCAAGTCTCGGTGGCGATAGGATATTTGAAAGGGGAGGGACTTCTGGCCCTTGAAGAACTCACCGGACCTGATAAGATGAATCTTGGTATCCGTATTTTGGAAGCTCAAGAAAACGAGCGTAAACGAATTTCTAGAGATATTCACGACGGTCCTGCTCAGGCAATGGCCAATGTCGTGATGAAAGCGGATATCTGTGAATCTCTGATAAAAAAGAATGTAGATGAAGGACTTAAGGAACTGGGCGAGTTGAGAGAAATGGTAATGGGCACCCTAAAAGAAGTTAGGGGCATTATCTTTGACCTTAGACCGATGAGCCTTGATGATTTGGGATTACAAGCCACTATTGAGAGACTGGTGGAGAAGTATCGACAAGACAAAGGAATGACGATCAAATTGAGTATCAAAAACGGAAGCAATCCTGTTGAATCCTTCATTGGACTTGCCGTTTATAGGGTTATTCAGGAAATACTCAACAATATGTATAAGCATTCTAAGGCGACTAGAACAGCGATTCAGCTGGAGATTGGAACCAAGCATCTGAGAATAATTGCTGTAGATGATGGTGTCGGTTTTGATGTGGAAGCCACCTATGAAAGAGTCACAAAAGAAAGCGAATCGTATGGACTTATCGGGATGAAAGAGAGAGTCGTCCAACTTGGTGGTAAATTCGATATCCTGTCGACGATCGGTACTGGAACCCAGTATCTGATCACAATGCCTGTCAATAAAGAGGTAATCAAAGATGAACAAGTTTATTAG